The following nucleotide sequence is from Salinispirillum sp. LH 10-3-1.
GGCAGCAAACGTCCATCTTCTAGGTAATTAGCGAGCTGGCGGCGCATGTCGTTGGTGGTTTCGGCCACAACCCTATGGGCTTCACTGGTGGCTACATCGTTTGCTACCTGCTCGGCGGCCTGCATATGGTCTATCTGTTGCTCCGCGGCAATGCGAGCCCGTACAGCAGCCTCCAACGGCACCAATTGATTTAACTCGTCTGTCGTTGGTAGTAATTCATGAAACTGCTGTACCTGATTTTGCAACCGCCCTTCCAGCAAAGGATCGTAGGGGCTGTTAACGAGCTTCTCCAGCGTTGCCAAAATATGTGCGATTTGCTCAGCGCGCGCTTCGGCTCCTTGACGTTGTTCCCGCAAGGCTTGCAGTCGACCTTTGGCAAGCTTATACAACACGTTGTCACTGCCTTTTGCGGCGCGCTGCAGGGCCTGCAACGAGCTTTCTTCACGCAAGGCATTGGCCGCCGACAGGCGCTCTTGGGCTCGCACGGCATTGAGTGCTAGGTCCAGACATACCTCATCCGACTGCGTCTGCAACCACTGTTCGGCGCGCGCAAGATCACAATCCAACAACAGGCTATAGCGCATGGCGGTCGGCAAGAGTGTCAACTCTTCGGGCTGCACCGAGTGGTGGCTCAAAGCATCTCGTATCAGCCCTTTAGCTGCCACGGCCAGCTCAGGCGAGGTGCCTTCTTGCAGCAGGCGTTGGGTTACTTGCAAGTCGGCCAATTGGTGTAAGGCGGCTACTTGCAACTGTGTATTCTCGTGCTGCAGCAAGTCTTCCAGGGCCGCGCGGTCATTGGTTGCCGACAAAGCTCGAACCTGCGCTACAGACGTCACACTTGACCGTTTAAAAAGCTTACCCAGCACTGCTTGATCCTCTTTGTTATATTTACACCACCCTGCAAGCGGGTTAGTGTGCCATTAAATGACTTAGCATCTCTACACTATGCCTGCATCCAGCTTTCTTTGGTACGACTTTGAAACCTTTGGCCAACACCCTCGTCAGGATAGGCCAAGCCAATTTGCGGCCATTCGCACTGACGCTGCACTGAACCCCATAGGCGAGCCGATGAACTGGCTGTGCCAACCCTTGCCCGATTTGGTGCCGTCTCCCGATGCCTGTCTGATTACCGGCCTCACACCACAGCAGTGTGCAGCGCAAGGCATCCCAGAGCCCGAGTTTGCCCAACGCATTCTGCATGCCATGAGCCAACCCAACACCTGCAGCGCGGGCTATAACTCCATTCGCTTCGACGATGAAGTCAGCCGCTTTTTATTCTATCGCAATCTATTACCAGTTTATGACCGTGAGTGGCGTGACGGCAACAGTCGTTGGGATATCCTTGATGTGGTGCGCCTAACCTACGCGCTGCGCCCAGAAGGTATACAGTGGCCGCGCAAGGAAGACGGCAGCCCGAGCTTTCGTCTGGAAGACCTGAGCCGCGCCAATGGGTTAGAACACAGTCAAGCCCACGATGCGTTATCGGATGTGCGGGCCACCATTGCGTTGGCGAAGTTAGTGCGCGACGCTCAGCCTAAACTGTTTGACTGGGCGTTAAAATGTCGTGACAAAGCCTTTGTGAAGAGTCAGATTCCGGTATTGCGCCGCCAGCCGTTCGTGCATGTGTCCGGTATGATTCCAGCGAGCCAGGGTTGCACTACCGTATTGCTGCCGCTCGACTTTCACCCCACCAACAAGAACGAAATCATTTGCTTTGATCTGCGCGAAGACCCCGCGCAATTAGCAGGCCTGACGGTAGACGAAATCCGCCATCGCCTGTTCACCTCCACCGCTGAACTCGGTGATACGCCGCGTTTGGCGATCAAGTCTGTACACGCCAACAAATGCCCCATGGTCGCGCCCATCAGCATGTTCACGCCAGCATTGGCCGAACGCCATGGCATCGACCGTGCGACGATGGAACGCCATGCCGCCAACCTGCCGGCGCTGACCGATATCCTGCCTAGACTGCATGAGGCCCTCTCGCGCCCGCCGCAAGACAGTGACGCTGAGCAGGCCCTGTATCAAGGGTTTATTCGCGATCAAGACCGCGATATCGTGGCAGCTATCCACAGCACTCCCGATACCGACTGGCCGACTCTCGCGCAACCGCGTGAGCCTCGTTTGCGCACCCTGATGCATCGATACATTGCCCGTCACAGCACCCAGCCGCTGCCGCCAGCAATCCAGCAGGAATGGTCCCACTATCTACATGCAGCATTAACCCGCGAGGATGTCGGCAGCGCCATGAGCCTAGCAACGGCCACGACCCGAACAGAAACACTGCTGAGCGAGCAGCCCGATCACCAGGTGTTGAAAGACGTTTTAAACTACCTAAAACAGCAGCAGGCAGTACTCGACAACCTGGTCATGGTGTAGAATCTGCACCACAAGACAATAACGCTGGCGCTGTAGTGGCTCTCTGGGCTGACAGCGCTCAGACTCACGACACCTTTTCAATTCCGACTGGAGCCCAGCATGACCCAGATTCGTCAGGCCGACCTGATCGACAGCGTAGCCGATGCCCTACAGTTCATTTCCTACTATCACCCAGTAGATTTTATCAAAGCGGTTAATGAAGCCTACGAGCGCGAAGAATCGCCCGCGGCCAAAGACGCCATGGCCCAGATTCTAATCAACAGCCGCATGTGCGCGCAGGGTCACCGCCCAATCTGCCAAGACACCGGTATCGTTACCGTGTTCATCAACATCGGTATGGACGTGCAATGGGCTGATGCCACCATGGGCGTGGAAGACATGATCAACGAAGGTGTGCGCCGCGCCTACATGCACCCCGACAACGTGCTGCGAGCCTCTATTTTGGATGATCCCGATGGCGCACGCCGCAACACCAAAGACAACACCCCTGCCATCATTCATACGCGCATCGTACCGGGCAACACAGTGGATGTGCATGTAGCAGCCAAAGGCGGCGGCAGCGAAGCGAAATCGAAATTCGCCATGCTGAACCCATCCGATTCAGTGGCCGACTGGGTCTTGGAGCAGATTCCCAAGATGGGTGCTGGTTGGTGCCCGCCGGGCATGATCGGCATCGGCATCGGCGGCACGGCCGAAAAAGCCATGCAGCTGGCTAAAGAGTCCTTGCTCGACCCCATCGATATTCAGGACCTGCAAGCCCGCGGGGCCAGCAACCGCGGTGAAGAGTTGCGCCTGGAACTGTTCGACAAGATCAATGACCTCGGCATAGGTGCTCAAGGCCTAGGAGGCTTGACTACCGTGTTGGACGTCAAGGTTAAAGACTACCCGACCCATGCCGCCAACAAACCGGTCGCCATCATTCCTAACTGTGCCGCTACGCGCCATACGCATTTTGTTCTGGATGGCTCCGGCCCAGCCGATCTGAAAGCGCCTAAACTGTCTGACTGGCCCGACATCACATGGGAAGCGGGCCCGAATGCACGTAAAGTGAATCTGGATACGGTAACACCCGAGGACGTAAAAACGTGGAAACCGGGTGAAACCTTGCTGTTGTCAGGCAAGATGTTAACCGGACGCGACGCCGCGCATAAACGCATGGTCGATATGCTGAACAAAGGCGAGACCTTGCCCGTTGATCTGCGTAACCGTTTTATCTACTACGTTGGCCCCGTGGACCCTGTGGGCGATGAAGTCGTTGGCCCGGCTGGCCCGACGACAGCGACAAGGATGGACAAATTCACCGAAACCGTGTTGGATAGAACAGGCTTGCTTGGCATGATCGGCAAAGCAGAACGCGGCACCGCCGGACTGGAAGCGATTAAAAAGCACTCTGCGGTGTATTTGATGGCAGTTGGCGGTGCGGCTTATCTGGTATCAAAAGCCATTAAGTCATCGCGCTGCTTGGCGTTCGAAGATCTGGGAATGGAAGCCATTTACGAATTCGAAGTGGACGAAATGCCAGTCACCGTTGCCGTAGACAGCCAAGGCGAGTCGGTACACATTACAGGACCTGCGCAATGGGCGCAGAAAATTCAGGCGAAAGCACTGTAAGGACCCCTACATAACATGAGCACTCCATCCTCGCGTCGACACAAAACTTATCGACCCTTAGTCTTTGTGCTGTTAGCGCTGAGTGCTGTCGCTGCCGCAGGGTGGGTTGGCGTAACCCAGAACGTGCCGGTTTGGATAGGCGCGTTACTGGGTATCACCACCATCGCGAACCTGATTGTTGG
It contains:
- the sbcB gene encoding exodeoxyribonuclease I, with translation MPASSFLWYDFETFGQHPRQDRPSQFAAIRTDAALNPIGEPMNWLCQPLPDLVPSPDACLITGLTPQQCAAQGIPEPEFAQRILHAMSQPNTCSAGYNSIRFDDEVSRFLFYRNLLPVYDREWRDGNSRWDILDVVRLTYALRPEGIQWPRKEDGSPSFRLEDLSRANGLEHSQAHDALSDVRATIALAKLVRDAQPKLFDWALKCRDKAFVKSQIPVLRRQPFVHVSGMIPASQGCTTVLLPLDFHPTNKNEIICFDLREDPAQLAGLTVDEIRHRLFTSTAELGDTPRLAIKSVHANKCPMVAPISMFTPALAERHGIDRATMERHAANLPALTDILPRLHEALSRPPQDSDAEQALYQGFIRDQDRDIVAAIHSTPDTDWPTLAQPREPRLRTLMHRYIARHSTQPLPPAIQQEWSHYLHAALTREDVGSAMSLATATTRTETLLSEQPDHQVLKDVLNYLKQQQAVLDNLVMV
- a CDS encoding fumarate hydratase, whose product is MTQIRQADLIDSVADALQFISYYHPVDFIKAVNEAYEREESPAAKDAMAQILINSRMCAQGHRPICQDTGIVTVFINIGMDVQWADATMGVEDMINEGVRRAYMHPDNVLRASILDDPDGARRNTKDNTPAIIHTRIVPGNTVDVHVAAKGGGSEAKSKFAMLNPSDSVADWVLEQIPKMGAGWCPPGMIGIGIGGTAEKAMQLAKESLLDPIDIQDLQARGASNRGEELRLELFDKINDLGIGAQGLGGLTTVLDVKVKDYPTHAANKPVAIIPNCAATRHTHFVLDGSGPADLKAPKLSDWPDITWEAGPNARKVNLDTVTPEDVKTWKPGETLLLSGKMLTGRDAAHKRMVDMLNKGETLPVDLRNRFIYYVGPVDPVGDEVVGPAGPTTATRMDKFTETVLDRTGLLGMIGKAERGTAGLEAIKKHSAVYLMAVGGAAYLVSKAIKSSRCLAFEDLGMEAIYEFEVDEMPVTVAVDSQGESVHITGPAQWAQKIQAKAL